A region of Chitinophaga horti DNA encodes the following proteins:
- a CDS encoding YfhO family protein produces the protein MKQNWLKSILPHVYAILIFLGISLAFSSPILDGQELRQSDNVSWKASSAEAKNYMDSTGIRPLWTNSVFGGMPTYQTFLMTDNYTAAIQPLVTFYLPKPINFLMLAMLGFYFLLNVMGFRHWITVIGAIAFGLSSNSLIFIATGHDTKTLSIAYLPFILGGILMTYRGRLLLGAIITCLSLCLIIICGHYQIVYYTLLLVIVLGIGHLVQAIKTKTVGKFALTTGILLLAAGMSILPSTVSLWTTYEYTKFSTRGESTGLTKVGQAQQGPTLDKGLDKEYAFAWSQGIFETLTTLVPNLYGGSTSEKAGTSSATYEAVRKIGATPEQAENIADNAPLYWGPQPFTEGPVYFGAGIILLFVLSLLVVKDWNKWWILAAVILGVVMAWGKHFSFVNYLLFDYLPFYNKFRAPSTSLVIPQVLVPLMACWGLNEIVSGALTKEAALNQLKKAVYITGGICVGILLLSYVSFSYSPGDQDRAQAMYSQMTGGNAQAVTELVQATEADRASVLRTDTLRSLFFVLALAGFIWLLLKDRVKPVVFFLLVGLSIGLDMFLVGHRYLNKTNYETSSNYAAIFAPSPIDLEIKADPDPYYRVYNTTAQEGPFNDALTSANHKSVGGYSAAKLMIYQDLIERQIGRGNMSVLNMLNTKYIIFRDEQGKLGYQRNPQALGNAWFVNSVHWANTPDEEMNRMDNFNPADTAVINKKFEANLKGYNFGKDSASTIHLTKYGLNKLEYQSSNSKDGLAVFSEIYYPKGWNIYVDGKPGEIVTANYVLRAAKIPAGNHKIEMRFEPRTYEVGNMITKWSSIFVLAIFVLAIALEIRRGMKQPIAA, from the coding sequence ATGAAGCAGAACTGGCTGAAATCCATATTACCGCATGTATATGCTATCCTGATCTTCCTTGGCATTTCACTCGCCTTCAGCAGTCCGATACTGGACGGCCAGGAGCTTCGCCAGAGCGATAACGTGAGCTGGAAGGCCAGCAGCGCCGAGGCTAAGAATTACATGGACAGTACAGGCATTCGTCCCCTGTGGACGAACAGCGTATTCGGCGGCATGCCGACGTACCAGACGTTTTTGATGACGGATAACTACACCGCTGCCATTCAGCCGCTTGTTACCTTCTACCTGCCTAAACCCATCAACTTCCTGATGCTGGCCATGTTGGGCTTTTACTTCCTGCTTAACGTCATGGGCTTCCGGCACTGGATTACGGTAATTGGCGCTATCGCGTTCGGACTTTCCTCCAACAGCCTGATATTCATCGCTACGGGTCACGATACCAAAACATTGTCGATCGCTTACCTGCCCTTTATCCTGGGTGGTATATTGATGACTTACCGCGGCCGTTTACTGCTCGGTGCCATCATCACCTGTCTGTCGCTTTGTCTCATCATCATTTGTGGTCACTACCAGATCGTGTATTACACGCTGCTGCTGGTGATCGTACTGGGCATCGGTCACCTCGTGCAGGCGATCAAAACCAAAACAGTAGGTAAGTTTGCGCTTACGACCGGCATCCTGTTACTAGCGGCAGGCATGTCAATCCTGCCATCTACCGTAAGCCTGTGGACGACCTACGAATACACGAAATTCAGTACCCGCGGCGAATCTACGGGATTAACCAAAGTAGGTCAGGCGCAGCAGGGCCCTACACTGGACAAAGGATTAGATAAAGAGTATGCCTTCGCCTGGAGCCAGGGTATTTTCGAAACACTTACGACGTTGGTGCCTAACCTGTACGGTGGTTCTACTTCCGAGAAGGCAGGCACTTCTTCCGCCACCTACGAAGCGGTACGTAAAATCGGCGCTACGCCGGAACAGGCGGAGAACATTGCAGATAACGCACCATTATATTGGGGCCCTCAGCCGTTTACCGAAGGACCCGTATACTTCGGCGCCGGCATCATCTTACTCTTCGTCTTGTCACTGCTGGTCGTGAAAGACTGGAACAAATGGTGGATACTGGCAGCGGTGATCCTCGGTGTAGTTATGGCCTGGGGTAAACACTTCTCTTTTGTCAACTACTTACTGTTCGACTACCTGCCTTTCTATAACAAGTTCCGCGCACCTTCTACCTCGCTGGTGATCCCACAGGTACTGGTGCCATTGATGGCTTGCTGGGGACTGAACGAGATCGTTTCCGGTGCGCTCACTAAAGAAGCGGCGCTTAATCAACTGAAAAAAGCGGTATACATCACCGGTGGCATTTGCGTAGGCATCCTGCTGTTATCTTATGTTAGCTTCTCTTACAGCCCTGGCGACCAGGACCGTGCACAGGCCATGTATTCACAGATGACAGGCGGCAACGCACAGGCAGTGACCGAACTGGTACAGGCTACGGAGGCCGACAGGGCAAGTGTGCTTCGTACCGATACGCTCCGTTCCCTGTTCTTCGTACTCGCGCTGGCCGGTTTTATCTGGCTGTTGCTGAAGGACCGCGTGAAACCGGTGGTTTTCTTCCTGCTCGTGGGACTTTCCATTGGCCTGGACATGTTCCTCGTTGGCCACCGTTACCTGAACAAAACGAATTACGAAACGTCGTCGAACTACGCCGCTATATTTGCGCCCAGCCCGATCGATCTGGAAATAAAAGCCGATCCGGATCCTTACTACCGCGTGTATAACACCACCGCACAGGAAGGTCCGTTCAACGATGCGCTTACTTCTGCGAATCATAAATCAGTAGGTGGCTACAGCGCTGCCAAACTGATGATCTACCAGGACCTGATCGAGCGCCAGATTGGCCGTGGCAACATGTCTGTGCTGAACATGCTTAACACGAAGTACATCATCTTCCGCGACGAGCAGGGTAAACTGGGCTACCAGCGTAACCCCCAGGCACTGGGCAACGCCTGGTTCGTAAACAGCGTGCATTGGGCGAACACGCCGGATGAGGAAATGAACCGGATGGACAATTTCAATCCTGCGGATACTGCGGTGATCAATAAGAAATTTGAAGCAAATCTGAAAGGCTATAACTTCGGTAAAGACTCCGCCAGCACCATCCATCTTACTAAATACGGACTGAACAAACTGGAATACCAGAGCTCCAACAGTAAAGATGGTTTGGCGGTATTCTCCGAGATCTACTACCCCAAAGGCTGGAACATTTATGTAGATGGCAAACCGGGCGAGATCGTGACGGCGAACTATGTGCTGCGTGCCGCGAAAATACCGGCAGGTAATCACAAGATCGAAATGCGTTTTGAACCGAGAACCTACGAAGTGGGCAACATGATCACTAAATGGTCTTCCATCTTTGTACTGGCCATCTTCGTACTGGCCATTGCGCTGGAAATAAGACGTGGAATGAAACAACCGATCGCGGCGTAA
- a CDS encoding glycosyltransferase: protein MKPLSIIIITYNRPDDTLFLLNNIAGLRDAAALLESVIIVNNASSADYSEVTNFIATHPQIPFNYVDAPENLGVARGRNLAISMAHAPIVITLDDDAFFRDEDALIRIMEAFEADYGQDRPVGILSFKVLYASTKMIQQNAFPHKQFEAYKDKDKFLASYFIGCGHAIKKEVYDKVGTYPADFFYGMEEYDLCYRTLNEGYAIVYNSSVVIYHNESPLGRTPHADKMRMLWVNKAKVAYRYLPLQYFGSTSLMWSLEYLKKTKWDFKGWFRGWKMVLNIPSSEKGIKLGTRTRDYLKKTKARLWF from the coding sequence TTGAAACCGTTGTCGATCATCATTATCACTTACAACCGGCCGGACGATACCCTGTTCCTGCTCAACAACATTGCCGGCCTGCGCGATGCGGCGGCGCTGTTGGAAAGTGTGATCATCGTTAATAACGCATCGTCGGCCGACTACAGCGAGGTGACGAACTTCATTGCCACCCATCCGCAGATTCCCTTTAATTATGTAGATGCCCCGGAAAACCTCGGCGTGGCAAGAGGCCGCAACCTGGCCATTTCCATGGCCCATGCACCGATCGTGATCACGCTGGACGATGACGCGTTCTTCCGCGATGAAGATGCGCTGATCCGCATAATGGAAGCGTTTGAAGCCGATTACGGGCAGGACAGGCCTGTGGGCATCCTGAGTTTTAAAGTGTTGTACGCCAGTACGAAAATGATCCAGCAGAATGCATTCCCGCATAAACAGTTTGAAGCGTATAAGGATAAAGATAAATTCCTCGCTTCGTACTTTATTGGTTGCGGGCATGCGATCAAAAAAGAGGTGTACGATAAAGTGGGTACCTATCCCGCCGACTTCTTTTACGGCATGGAGGAATATGATTTGTGTTACCGCACGCTCAACGAAGGTTACGCGATCGTGTACAATTCCTCCGTGGTGATCTATCATAACGAATCGCCTTTAGGCCGTACGCCGCATGCCGATAAGATGCGTATGCTGTGGGTGAATAAGGCCAAAGTAGCCTATCGCTACCTGCCATTACAGTACTTCGGCTCCACGTCCCTCATGTGGTCACTCGAATACCTGAAGAAGACGAAGTGGGACTTCAAAGGCTGGTTCCGGGGCTGGAAGATGGTGTTGAACATCCCGTCCAGCGAGAAGGGGATTAAGTTAGGGACTCGTACGAGGGATTATCTGAAGAAGACGAAGGCAAGGTTGTGGTTCTAG
- a CDS encoding glycosyltransferase family 4 protein: protein MFQLLLLKRWIEAIFIFPFAWWGRRYARKHPLGESYDLFFFFPFYHIGGAEKVNSDIVQQFPDKKIIIFFTRKSVSEAMLPFFKGPNITLKEISHYTDNKKKYWQNLVWRGIVAEYINSQPNKPRVFNGQCNFGYKLSPHVRKDIVQVELIHLLCSFSYIRIPFLPFYDTTVMISQDAIDAHKALYKKFGIPSSYIDKIKLIINGIPLPATDSLMAPYPPLKCLYAGRGDVVQKRVDLLGQLAAGLYERRLPVTFAFMGNMNGLLDSFPPASYQLLGEKSDPADIDRIYRSHHVLVLLSAFEGFPMVVEEAMARGLAIISTPVGDIPQHVKDGVNGFLVPGDGDLVAAAMERVERLLNDPELLARFRTNNITYARQHFGMEAFAQSYRALLT from the coding sequence ATGTTTCAACTACTGCTTTTAAAAAGATGGATAGAAGCGATTTTCATATTCCCCTTCGCATGGTGGGGGCGCCGTTATGCGCGTAAACACCCGTTGGGCGAATCGTACGACCTGTTCTTCTTTTTCCCCTTTTATCATATCGGCGGGGCGGAAAAAGTGAACAGCGACATCGTGCAGCAGTTCCCGGATAAAAAGATCATTATCTTTTTTACCCGTAAATCGGTTAGTGAGGCGATGTTGCCTTTCTTCAAAGGCCCTAACATCACGCTAAAGGAAATTTCGCATTATACAGATAACAAGAAGAAATACTGGCAAAACCTGGTATGGCGGGGTATTGTGGCCGAGTATATCAACAGCCAGCCGAACAAACCGCGCGTGTTTAACGGGCAGTGCAACTTCGGGTACAAGCTGTCGCCGCATGTGCGGAAAGACATTGTGCAGGTAGAGCTCATCCACCTGTTATGCAGCTTTTCGTATATCCGCATTCCGTTCCTGCCATTTTACGATACTACCGTGATGATCAGCCAGGATGCGATCGATGCACACAAGGCGTTGTATAAGAAGTTTGGCATCCCATCTTCCTATATTGATAAAATTAAACTGATCATTAACGGCATACCTTTACCCGCGACGGACAGTCTCATGGCTCCCTACCCGCCTCTGAAATGCCTGTACGCCGGCAGGGGCGATGTGGTGCAGAAGCGTGTAGACCTGTTAGGCCAGCTCGCAGCAGGATTGTACGAGCGCCGCCTGCCTGTTACGTTTGCTTTCATGGGTAATATGAACGGCTTGCTGGACAGCTTTCCACCCGCCAGTTACCAGTTGCTGGGCGAAAAGAGCGATCCGGCGGACATTGACCGCATTTACCGCAGTCATCATGTATTGGTATTGCTCTCCGCCTTCGAGGGGTTCCCGATGGTGGTAGAAGAAGCAATGGCACGCGGACTGGCGATCATTTCCACCCCGGTGGGCGATATTCCGCAGCATGTGAAAGATGGCGTAAACGGGTTCTTAGTTCCCGGAGACGGGGATTTAGTGGCAGCAGCGATGGAGCGCGTGGAACGGTTATTGAATGACCCGGAGCTGCTGGCACGATTCAGGACGAACAACATCACTTACGCGCGGCAGCACTTCGGCATGGAAGCCTTTGCCCAAAGCTATCGCGCATTACTGACATAA
- a CDS encoding glycosyltransferase family 2 protein, whose protein sequence is MKVAVCIPAYKNVQYLRRVLDSLVMQDYTDWELVVTDDSPDAAVEALLQEYQGRLPFRYYRNTPAQGMPANWNVCYDKADAEYIKIMHDDDWFTTPDALRKMAEALDQHPECDFVFSAFRECFIDHPGKEREVHCSTFYRQLLKQDPVHLFQKNFIGPPSGCMHRNRPEYRYDVRLQWLVDVDFYINLLRHKPGFVYLDEVLVNIGISDLQLTKSCHGVRTVEIPEYFYLLRKTGEQSLQSLYVYDFFWRLMRNLGVRREHELYEAGMQGETPAVVKYILKCQRPFPFRLLRIGALNKILVGLSFAGRPRK, encoded by the coding sequence ATGAAAGTTGCAGTATGCATACCGGCTTATAAAAACGTGCAATACCTCCGCCGGGTATTGGACTCGCTCGTCATGCAGGACTACACGGACTGGGAGCTGGTGGTAACGGATGACAGTCCGGACGCCGCCGTGGAAGCGCTGTTGCAGGAATACCAGGGCCGTTTGCCGTTCCGTTACTACCGCAACACGCCCGCGCAAGGTATGCCGGCCAACTGGAACGTGTGTTACGATAAGGCGGATGCCGAGTATATCAAAATCATGCACGACGACGACTGGTTCACCACGCCCGACGCACTACGTAAAATGGCCGAAGCGTTAGACCAGCATCCGGAATGCGACTTCGTCTTCAGTGCGTTCCGTGAATGTTTTATCGACCATCCGGGAAAGGAGCGGGAAGTGCATTGCAGCACGTTTTACAGGCAGCTGCTGAAGCAGGATCCCGTGCACCTGTTCCAGAAAAACTTTATTGGTCCGCCCAGTGGCTGTATGCACCGCAATCGCCCGGAATACCGCTACGATGTGCGCTTGCAGTGGCTGGTGGATGTGGACTTTTATATCAATCTGCTGCGGCATAAACCCGGCTTCGTGTACCTGGACGAGGTGCTGGTGAATATCGGCATCAGTGACCTGCAACTCACCAAATCCTGCCATGGCGTGCGTACGGTGGAAATACCGGAGTACTTTTACTTGCTGCGTAAAACCGGCGAGCAGTCTTTGCAAAGCTTGTATGTATACGACTTCTTCTGGCGGCTGATGCGTAACCTCGGTGTGCGACGCGAGCATGAACTATATGAAGCTGGTATGCAGGGCGAAACGCCGGCGGTCGTGAAATATATACTGAAATGCCAGCGACCTTTCCCTTTCCGCCTATTGCGGATCGGGGCGCTGAATAAAATATTAGTGGGACTCAGTTTCGCTGGGCGTCCCCGTAAATAA
- a CDS encoding glycosyltransferase family protein, translating into MISVIICAAGKERLEKVTQNIAATIGVEYELLAVLNNENPRGICEVYNDGARAAKYPILCFVHDDVSFLSQHWGQTLLAHFTHDPALALAGLAGDAYKSAVPSGWWSGAGPFEACHIGQRKPDGSTGMVTVGKGPVHPVRTLDGVFLCMRKSTWKQFPFNQDELKGFHFYDIDLSLRVSAAHKVAVLFDIDLVHFSYGSFGDAWMRENLRFHRSVNRIAVPCTTGFTPEPAMERKAARNWMLRMRREKLSAGMKLRWCTAAGVWWRPAEWPYMVAFLFSISLKKRT; encoded by the coding sequence ATGATATCAGTAATTATATGCGCGGCCGGCAAAGAGCGGTTAGAAAAAGTGACACAGAACATAGCCGCCACCATTGGGGTGGAATATGAGCTGCTGGCCGTTTTGAACAATGAAAACCCGCGCGGCATCTGCGAAGTTTACAACGATGGCGCCCGCGCCGCTAAATACCCGATCCTCTGCTTCGTGCATGACGATGTTAGCTTTCTCTCCCAACACTGGGGACAAACGCTCCTCGCTCATTTCACTCATGATCCCGCACTGGCGCTGGCCGGACTGGCAGGCGATGCCTATAAAAGCGCTGTTCCCTCAGGCTGGTGGAGTGGTGCCGGCCCGTTCGAGGCTTGCCACATCGGGCAGCGTAAACCGGATGGAAGTACAGGAATGGTCACCGTAGGCAAAGGTCCTGTACACCCGGTGCGTACGCTGGACGGGGTGTTCCTCTGCATGCGTAAATCCACCTGGAAACAATTTCCTTTCAACCAGGACGAGCTGAAAGGGTTTCACTTTTACGATATTGACCTGAGTTTACGGGTATCCGCTGCACATAAAGTGGCGGTGCTGTTCGATATAGACCTCGTGCACTTTTCCTACGGCAGCTTCGGCGACGCCTGGATGCGCGAGAACCTGCGTTTTCACCGTTCCGTGAACCGTATAGCAGTACCCTGTACCACCGGCTTCACTCCCGAACCGGCCATGGAACGCAAAGCCGCCCGTAACTGGATGCTTCGCATGCGCCGGGAGAAACTCTCAGCGGGCATGAAACTCCGCTGGTGTACCGCCGCAGGTGTTTGGTGGCGGCCCGCCGAATGGCCTTACATGGTCGCCTTCCTGTTCTCCATCTCCTTAAAAAAACGCACCTGA